From Aptenodytes patagonicus chromosome 1, bAptPat1.pri.cur, whole genome shotgun sequence, one genomic window encodes:
- the GNS gene encoding N-acetylglucosamine-6-sulfatase, with protein MSPAAVARGLALAALLVLSPAGAARQARRPNVVLILTDDQDVCLGGMTPLKKTNALIAQMGITFLNAYVPSALCCPSRASILTGKYPHNHHVVNNTLEGNCSSKLWQKIQEPYTFPALLKTMCGYQTFFAGKYLNEYGAEDAGGVGHVPPGWSFWYALEKNSKYYNYTLSVNGKARRHGENYSVDYLTDVLANMSLDFLEYKSNFEPFFMMISTPAPHSPWTAAPQYTKSFQNVSAPRNSNFNIHGKNKHWLIRQAKTPMTNSSIQFLDDAYRKRWQTLLSVDDLIEKLVKKLELNGELDNTYIFYTSDNGFHTGQFSLPIDKRQLYEFDIKVPLLVRGPGIKPNQTNKMLVANIDLGPTILDIAGYDLNKTQMDGMSLLPLLRGDKNVTWRSDFLVEYQGEGFNGSDPTCPGLGPGVTHCFPDCVCEDSYNNTYACVRTLSTSWDLQYCEFDDREVFVEVYNLTADPHQINNIAKTIDQEILEKMNYRLMMLQSCSGATCRTPGVFDPGYRFDPRLMFSNHGVRARRFSAQSL; from the exons aTGTCCCCCGCCGCCGTGGCCCGCGGGCTGGCGCTGGCCGCGCTGCTGGTGCTGAgcccggcgggggcagcccggcaGGCGCGGAGGCCCAACGTGGTGCTCATCCTCACCGACGACCAGGACGTCTGCCTGGGCGGCATG ACACCCCTAAAGAAGACTAACGCTCTCATTGCGCAGATGGGAATAACCTTCCTAAATGCA TATGTTCCCAGTGCACTTTGCTGTCCCAGCCGAGCTAGCATTTTAACAGGAAAATATCCACATAATCATCATGTTGTCAATAACACTCTGGAAGGAAACTGTAGCAGCAAGTTATGGCAGAAGATTCAAGAACCATACACCTTCCCAGCGCTGCTCAAAACTATGTGTGGTTATCAAACGTTCTTTGCTGGAAAGTATTTGAATGAg TACGGAGCAGAGGATGCAGGGGGAGTAGGTCATGTTCCTCCTGGATGGAGTTTTTGGTATGCTTTG gagaaaaattcAAAGTACTACAACTATACTCTTTCAGTAAATGGCAAAGCACGAAGGCATGGTGAAAATTACAGTGTAGATTATCTGACAGATGTACTG GCCAACATGTCATTGGACTTCTTGGAGTATAAATCTAATTTCGAACCTTTCTTTATGATGATCTCAACCCCAGCACCGCACTCCCCTTGGACAGCTGCTCCACAGTATACGAAGAGCTTTCAGAATGTCAGTGCACCAAGAAACAGCAATTTTAATATTCATGGAAAG aacaaGCACTGGTTAATTCGACAAGCGAAGACTCCAATGACTAACTCTTCAATACAGTTTCTTGATGATGCTTATAGAAAGCG GTGGCAAACTCTGCTGTCAGTAGATGACCTGATAGAGAAACTAGTGAAGAAACTGGAATTGAATGGAGAATTAGACAATACGTACATCTTTTACACATCAGACAATGGCTTCCACACTG GCCAGTTTTCTTTGCCAATAGACAAACGGCAGCTGTATGAGTTTGATATCAAAGTTCCATTGCTAGTTCGGGGACCAGGGATAAAACCAAACCAGACAAACAAG ATGCTTGTTGCAAATATTGATTTGGGTCCCACTATTCTGGATATCGCGGGGTATGACTTGAATAAGACCCAGATGGATGGGATGTCACTATTGCCGCTGTTG AGAGGAGACAAAAATGTGACGTGGAGATCAGACTTCTTGGTGGAGTACCAAGGAGAAGGATTCAACGGCAGTGATCCTACCTGTCCTGGCCTAGGACCTGGTGTCACA CACTGCTTCCCAGACTGTGTCTGTGAAGATTCCTACAACAACACGTATGCTTGTGTGAGGACACTGTCAACTTCCTGGGATCTGCAGTACTGTGAATTTGATGACCGGGAG GTGTTTGTGGAAGTGTATAACCTGACTGCAGATCCACACCAGATCAATAACATTGCTAAAACAATCGATCAAGAAATTCTAGAAAAGATGAACTATCGATTAATGATGCTGCAGTCCTGTTCAGGAGCAACTTGCCGTACACCAGGTGTCTTCGATCCCGG GTACAGGTTTGACCCACGGCTCATGTTCAGCAATCACGGTGTTCGGGCTCGGAGGTTTTCTGCACAGTCCTTATAA